AGCTCTTCGGCCAGCCGCCCCATTGCGAGATCAACCCGGATGAGGCGGTCGCGGTGGGCGCCGCCATCCAGGCGGCGGTGCTGGCGGGGGAGGTGCGCGACATCGTCCTGCTCGACGTGACCCCGCTGTCAATGGGCATCGAGACCGCGGGCGGGGTCTTCCAGCGCCTGATCATGCGCAACACCACCATGCCCGTGCGCACGACCGAGACCTTCACCACCGCCGCTGACAACCAGTCCGCGGTGGACCTCCACGTGCTGCAGGGCGAGCGCGAGATGGCCGCCGACAACATCAGCCTCGGCCGCTTCCAGCTCGGCGGCCTGCGCCCCGCGCCCAAGGGCGTGCCCCGCATCCAGGTCACCTTCGACATTGACGTCAACGGCATCCTCCACGTCTCCGCGCGCGATGTCGCCACCGGAGGTCGCCGCGAGGTCGAGATAACCCCCGCCTCCGGCCTGAGCCCGGCGCAAGTCGAGCGCCTCATCGCCGACGCCGACGCCAACCGCGATCGCGACCGGCGCAAGCGAGAGGCCGCCCAACTACGCCTGCGCGTGGATGATCTGCTGGCGAGCGCCGATCGCGTGCTCAGCGATGCCGCCGGCAAGCTGCCGCAGGCGACGACCCAGCCGCTGGCCGATGTCGTGAGTCGGGCGCGGGAGACCGACGCGGGGACCTCCCTGGGGCGACTGCGGCAGGTGATCGCGGAACTCGAGCGCGCGAGCTACGAGGTGACGGAAGCGCTGTATCGCTACAATGCCGCCGAGCAGGCGTCGCAGGCGGCTGGGCGCGCCGGGGAACGCGCCCCCGGCGCGCTGGAGGGCGAGGTGCGCGGCGAGTAGGCGCGGCTGCCACCCGGCGTCGCCTGCCCGGAGCGTGACCGTTTCTCGTTGGGATGGCTGGGCGCACACCCGGGCGCGACCTCGTAGGGGCAAGGCATGCCTTGCCCCTACATCCGCGCTCCGACTCGTCGGGGCGTGCCCAGGGGGATCCCCGTCCGGTTGTGCTTGACACCCTCCGGCCGGCTGCCTATAATAACGCAGTTTCCATGGACATCGGCGCCGATCAGCAGCAGGCGCGGCTCGAAGCAACCCTTGAGCGACCTGACGCAGCGGACGCGGAGGCGACTCTGTTCGCCATCCAGGAGGGGACGAAACAGATGGACGAGGGCGGGAGTTTTGCCAAGATTAAGGTGATCGGCATGGGCGGCGCCGGCAGCAATGCCGTGGATCGCATGATCGCCGCCGACCTGCGCGGAGTGGAGTTCATCGCCGCCAACACCGACGTCCAAGCGCTGAACCTGTGCGCGGCGGAACGCAAGCTGCAGCTGGGCAAGGAGGTCACCCGTGGTCTGGGTGCGGGGGGGGATGCCGAGCTCGGTCTGCGCGCGGCGGAGGAGAGCCGCCAGGAGCTGAAGAACGCGCTCGAAGGGGCGGACATGGTGTTCGTCGCCGCGGGCATGGGCGGCGGCACCGGCACCGGCGGCTGCCCGGTGGTGGCGGCGGTCGCGCGGGAGCTGAGCGCGCTTACCGTCGCCGTGGTCACCAAGCCCTTTGCCTTCGAGCGCGGCCGCCGCATGGCGATCGCCGAGCGCGGCATTCAATCCCTGCGCGAGCAGGTGGACACGCTGATCACCATCCCCAACGACCGTCTGCTGGGGATCGTGGACAAGCACGCGACCCTCGATGAGGCTTTCGCCCAGGCGGATGAGGTGCTGCGCCAGGGCGTGCAGGGCATCTCGGATCTGATCACCGTTCCCGGCCGCATCAACCTCGACTTCGCCGACGTGAAGACGGTCATGTCCGGCGCCGGGCCCGCGATCATGGGCATCGGCGAAGCCACCGGCGAACACCGCGCCGCCGAGGCCGCTCAGGCCGCCATCTCCAGCCCCCTGCTCGAAACCTCGGTCGAGGGCGCCAAGCGCATCCTGTTCAATATCACCGGCGGCGCCGACCTCGCGCTGTCCGAGGTCGAGGAAGCGGCGCAGATCATCGCCAGCGCCTCCGACGCCCCCGACACCAACGTGCTTTTCGGCGTCGTCATTGACCGGGAGATCGGCGACGCGGTGCGAGTGACGGTCATCGCCACCGGCTTCGAACCGCACGCGGAGGGCGCCCAGAGAATGGTGGAAGCCTTCGCTGAGGACCTGCCGCAGGAGCCGCAGGAACCGCAGGACCTCGACGTACCCGCATTCGTTCGCCGCAAGTAATCGTCCCCCCGCGCTAAGCCATCCGGGCAGCGAGGGAAAGGGTCATCGGGGCCGGGCCGCTGCTGCGCCTGGCCCCGAACCGTTCTCCAGTGTGGCTAGGGCTTTGCCCGCCACGGCGGTCTGCAGAGCAGACCTAGCCGCCAAGCGAATCACGACCAGGAGCACGAGCTTGGCACATGACATGGACTTCCAGCGCCCATTGCGGATACCCGAGCATATTCAGCTCGGCGTCGCCGAGCCGGCGACCGCGCGCGCCGGCGAGAAGGGCGCGTGGGTTCTCACCTTCACCCTGGCCAAGCCGGTGCCCCCGCGGGACCGAGCATGGCTTTACGTCCACGGCGGGCGCCACATGAAGAACCGATGGCCGGGCCTGCAGGCGGACGATGAATCGCTCCCCGGACACGTGTCCCTGGAGCTGCCATCCGGGGAGCGACTGCGACCGGCGGGCGCCGGCGCCGATGGCGGCGTGTTCGCCTTCGAGGTCCCCGCCGGCGGGCTGCAGGAAGGCGAGCAGTTGATGGCGCATCTCGGTGGCTCAGCGGGGACGACGGCTCCCCGTCTGTCCCTGGCCAACCGGTACTTCGCGCTGCTGGCGGCGCCCCGGGAGGCGGAGCCGCGGGTACCCTCGCTGACAGGGGAGCTGCGGGAGCGGATCGTCGGCGCGTGCCTGATGCACATCGTGGGCGGGGCGGTGACGCGGCTGGTGGCCCACGCCCCCAGTCATGTTGCGCCGGGCGCCGAGTTGTCCTTGCTCGTTCGCCCCGAGGACGAGAACCGAAACGTGGCCTCGCAGGAGCCGGGACCGCTGGTGGTAACCCTTGACGGCCGCGAGCTGCGGGCCCGGCGGGTGGCGGTGGCCAATTCCGCCTGTTGCATGCTGGAGGGAATCGTCGTGCCGGATGAAGGTGTGTGTCGTCTGCGCGTCGAGGATACCGCGCGCGGCCTGAGCGCGGTCACCAATCCCATCCGGTGCTCTGCGGGGCCGGCGTCGGAGCGGGTATGGTGGGGCATGATCCACGGCCACACCGAGATCTCGGACGGCCTGGGTTCGCTCGACCACTACTTCGGCTACATGCGGGACGAGTGTCGCCTCGATTTCGCCGCCTCCGGGGATCACGACCATGTGTACGAGACGCCCGATGACATGTGGACCCTGACCCAGGAGGAGGCGGCCAGGTACAACCAGCCGGGGCGCTTCACCACCTTCCTCGGCTACGAGTGGGCCAAGTGGCGGCAGAACGGTGACGGCGACCGCAACGTGTACTACCTCCACGACCACCGGCCGATGTACCGTTCGGAGGACGGCATCCACCCCACGCCGCCCGATCTGTTCCGGGCGCTGCGGGACGAAACCGCCATCATCATCCCCCATCACAGCGCCGAGGTCGGCAACCACTGCGATTGGAAGGACCACGACCCGGAGAAGGAGCGCCTGGTCGAGATCTACTCGGTGTGGGGCAATTCCGAGCGCAGCGTGCACCAGGGCAATCCCTTCCCGGTGCGCCCGGTAGCTGTGAGCGGCGACGAACCCCCCGATGCCGGCGAGGTGGCGGCGGGCTTCGTGCAGCGCGCGCTGGAGCTGGGGTGGCGCGTAGGCTTCACCGCCGGCGGCGACGATCACCTCGCCCACCCCGGCGACCAAGTGGTGGGCGACAAGCCGGGCTGGCAGTACCCGGCCGGGCTGCTGGGGGTGTGGGCGGCGGCCAACACGCGCGAGGCCATCTGGGAGGCGCTGTGGAACCGGCGCTGCTATGGAACGACGGGCGCCAGGATGGTCGTTGATTTCCGGCTCAATGACCATCCCATGGGCGCGCAGGTGTCTCTCGCCGACGACCCCGGGCTGGCCGCGGCGCGGAAGCTGGCCATCACCGTCCACGGCACGGACGACATCCGGTGCATTGAGATCGTGCGCAACAACCGGGACCTCCATCGCCGCGGGCCCGCTGGCGCCGACCTCGCCTTCGAATGGGAGGACCCGGAGCCGCTGGCGCAGGTCAACCTGCCGCCGGCGCCGTTCTCAACCCCTAGGCCTGCGGCCGGGGCGGCGGCCAGCGGCCTAGCCGCTCGCCCCTTCACCTTCTACTACCTGCGCGTCACCCAGGCCGACGGCGAGATGGCGTGGGCCAGTCCCATCTGGGTTATCTCCTGACGCCTGCTACTCTGCGAAGCGGCGCTTCCCTGCGAAGCGTGAGGAGCCCGCGCGGCAATCGCTTGCCGAAGGAGGTGGCTCCGTGCTATATTATGGTTTGCCTTGCCGCCGTGGTCGCCGGCGCGAGGCGTGAGCGCGCCTGATAGGTTGTACCGGACCGATACCCGTGGGGGGTAATATGAACGATCTGGCGAAGTTCGCCGTGGACCGCGCCATGCGTGCCGGCGCGTCCTATGCCGACTGCCGCATCACGCGGCGCCGCCGCGAGTCGGTGCACGTCAAGAACAGCGTCGTGGACGCGCTCGAGAGCTCCGAGCAATTCGCGGCCGGCATCCGCGTCATCGCCGGCGGCGCGTGGGGCTTTGCCGCCACCGACCGCCTGCAGCGCCCCGACCTCGAGCGCGCGGCCGAACTGGCGGTGCGCGTCGCGAAGGCCTCCGCCACCGTGCCGGGCGAAGAGCCCGTCGCCCCCGAATCCCGCCCGCCGGTGCGCGGCTCCTGGGAGTCCCAGTTCCAGGTCAACCCCTTCGACGTGCCCCTGGGGGACAAGATCAGCCTCCTGCTCGACGCCGACCGCGTCATGCGCCAGCGGCCGGAGATCAAGGTCTCCAACAGCACCCTTGCCTTCCACGAGGAGGAGAAGGACTTCGTCAGTTCCGAGGGCGACGACATCCACCAGCGCATGCTCGAATCCGGCGGCATGGTCAGCGCCACCGCGGCGGACGGTGCGCGCGTGCAGGAGCGCTCCTTCCCGTCGTCGCTGGACGGCTTCCACGCCGCCGGGGGCTGGGAGATCATCGAGGGCATGGAGCTCAAGAGCGGCGCCGAGACCATCGCCCCCGAGGCGGTCGAGCTGCTGGCGGCGCCGGCGTGCCCGCGCGAGCGCACCACCGTCATCATTGACAGCTCGCAGATGGCGCTGCAGATCCACGAGTCGTGCGGCCATCCCGCCGAGCTCGACCGCGTCTTCGGCACCGAGGCGAGCTACGCCGGCACCTCCTTCCTCACCCCCGACCAACTCGGCGTCCTGCGCTACGGCTCCAGCCTGGTCAATATCACCGCCGACGCCACGGTGCCGGGGGCCCTGGGCACCTTCGGCTGGGACGACGAGGCGGTGCCCGCTCAGCGCACCTTCCTGGTGCGGGACGGCGTCTTCTGCGGCTATCTCAGCTCGCGCGAGACCGCGCGCCGTCTGGGCCTCTCCAGCTCCGGCACCATGCGCGCCGACGGCGCCAACCGCCTGCCGCTTGTCCGCATGACCAACGTCAACCTCGAGCCCGGCGACTGGGACCTCGACGAGATGATCAAGGACACCAAGCGCGGCCTCTTCTTGCAGACCACCAAGAGCTGGTCCATAGACGACAAGCGCCTCAACTTCCAGTTCGCCACCGAGATCGCGTGGGAAATCAAGGACGGGTCGCTGGGGGCGGTCCTGCGCGACGCCACCTACCACGGCATCACCCCGCAGTTCTGGGGTTCGTGCAATGCCATCGGCAACCGCGATTCGTGGCGCATGTGGGGCCTCACCAACTGCGCCAAGGGCGAGCCGGTGCAGCTCATGCACGTCGGCCACGGTTCCGCTCCCGCCCGCTTCGCCGGCGTCCAAGTCGGCGTGCTGGAGAAATGACCGCGCACCAGCTTGCCGTGGCTGATCCTACCCAACCCGCGGCGCTCGACGGCTGAACTCAGGGAGCAGACATGCTCGGAAAAGATCGCGCATCGCAGTTGCTGGAGGAGACCCTCGCCCACGCCAAGGCGGATCAGGCCGAGGTCGTCATCATGGTCGAGGACGGCGCCGTTACTCGCTTCGCCAACTCGATGATCCACCAGAACCTGGCCGAGAGCGCGGCCCGCGTGTCGGTGCGCTCGGTGGTCGGCCGGCGCGTCGGCTCGGCGACGACCAACCGCCTCGAATCAGAGCAACTGCGCGCCACCGCCGAGCGCTCCGCCGAGCTGGCGCGCATGCAGGCCGAGAATCGGGATTTCGTGTCATTGCCTGCGCCCGCGCCCATCACCCCGGTGCGCGCCTTCAGCGTCACCACCGACGCCTCCACCCCCGAATCCCGCGCCGCGCTGGTGGCCGACCTCGTCGCCATGGCCCGGCAGGAGAACTGCCTGGCCTCCGGCGCCCTGACCATCGAGACCAGCGAGCTCATCGTCGGCAGCACCCTCGGCATCCGCGCTTACCATCCCGCCACCCACGCCCACCTCAACGTCATCGTCTCCGACGATACCTCCAGCGGCTACGGGCAGTGGATGGGACATGACATCTCGCGCCTCGATCACCGGGCCGTCGCCTGGACCGCCATCGAGAAGTGCATCCTCGGCCGCCGCCCGGCCGCCGCCGATCCCCGCGATTACGAGGTTATCCTCGAGCCCCCGGCGGTGGCGGACCTGCTGATGTTCCTGGCATGGCTGGGCTTCGGCGCCAACGCCGTCGAGGAGGGGCGCTCCTTCATGTGCGACCGCTTCGGCCAACGCATCACCGGCAGCCAGATCTCGATCTGGGACGATGGCCTCGACCCCCGCGGCGTGCCGCTGCCGTTCGATTTCGAGGGGGTACCCAGGCAGCGCGTGGACCTCATCAAGGACGGCGTCGCCAACGCGGTGGTCTATGACTCCTACTACGCCCACAAGCAGGGCAAGCAATCCACCGGCCATGCCCTGCCCGCCCCCAACACCTACGGCCCCCTGCCCATGAACATGCTCCTGGGCGCCGGCACGGCGTCGCGAGATGACATGCTGCGAGCGACCAAGCGGGGGCTGCTGGTGACCCGCTTCCACTACACCAACATCGTCCAGCCCAAGGAAACCGTCATCACCGGCATGACCCGCGACGGCACCTTCCTGATCGAGAACGGCAAGCTCGGCGAGCCGGTGCGCAACCTGCGCTTCACCCAGAGCATCCTGGGGGCGCTGGACACGGTCGAGCTCATCGGCAGCGAGCCGGTGCTGTGCGACCGCAGCGTCGTGCCCGCGCTTAAGCTCGGCCGCTTCGCGTTTACGTCGTGACACAGACCGGTGAGGCGGCGAGGTCCGCAGTCCACCTGCTCGACTGCGCACCAGCACCTGGCCCTGCAAGCGGTGCCACCTCGACGCAACGGTAGCTGGAGCGAATCTCAGATGCCTGACGTCAAGATTCCCGACAACGTCAGTCACCCGCTGGCCGACGTGATCCGCGAGCGGCTGGGCTGCGCCCAATCTGCGAGCCTCGCTGTAGCCTTCCTGCGCCGCTCAGGCTTGCGCATGGTCGGGAAGCCTCTGGCGAGGTTTCTCGAGCGCGGAACGCACGCGGAGTGCATATTCGGTTTCGACTACATGTTCACGGAGCCTGAGGCTCTCACCGATCTTATGGACCTCTCGCGCTCGCATCCGGGGCTGCGCTTCTTTGGGTTCCTGGGCCAAGCGGGCGAGGAAGGCATCTATCATCCCAAGCTCTACATCTTCCGCGAAGATGTCCTCACGCACGTGATTGTGGGCTCGTCAAACCTTACTCGCGGGGGGCTCCGCCAGAACCTGGAGGCGAACGTTCTTCTATCAGGCGCACCAAGGGACCCGCCGATAGTGGAGGCGGAACATCTTTATCGCGATGTGCGGAACGACGACTCGCTGTTCACGCCCGACGCGGAATACGTCGTTCGGTATGGCGAGCTATACAAGGCGTCTCGATCTGCACGGGGGACAGGGGCCAGTCGCGCCGCGATCGTCCGGCTGCGCCGCGAACTGGAGCGCCGCCAAGAGGCGTTGCCAGGGACCGTCCCGACGCAGAGACAATTGATTGCCGAGGCAATTCGCACGTTGAGAAGAGATGCGCAGGAGTTCGTCCATCTCAGAGACATCGCGGCGTGGGTGGAAGACGAGGCCCGACGTCGACGTCTGCAGTTCAAGTGGGACACTTTGCGCAATAGCGTTCGCGGGCGGCTAAATGAACACACTGTCGGGAAAAGCGGGGACGACCTCTTCGAACGGCAGGGCGGGGTAGGTGGCCGCTATGGACGCTATCGCTTGACCGAGAAAGGTGATCTGCTAAGGATGCGACCAACACCGGTCGAGTAGGCGAGTATTCCTTCGCCGCCAAGGAAGTCGGTGGGCCGCTGCGGACCATGATAGCAGACAACAGGAGGCTGAAGAATGCAACGATGTGCGGTCTATGCTGTCATAGAGACGGAGGTCAGCGAGTCGCCACCGCGGGCCACCATGTTCGCCGCCGAGGCAGCAGCGGAGGCGTACGCCATACGCCTCGTTCGGCGTCACCTTAAGACGACCGAGGCGGATCCGGAGACGCTATGCGAGAAACTGCGCGACACGCGGTCCGGGTACGCGGTGCACGTGGTGCCCGCTCCGTTCCTCTATTAACCGCCCTCGTGCCGACGACAGTATCTGAGGCGCACTTGTAGTCCTCGGGGAAACCGGGGGAACCGGGAAACCGGGGACAGTCCCCTGTTTCTCCTGCCTCTGTGTTCTCTGTGCCCTTGTGGTTCAACCCTGTTGTCCTACTGCGGGTTGCTGACCTCGAATTGCGGGCACAGGTCGAGGATGGGGCAGCGGCTGCACAGCGGCTTGCGCGCGATGCACAGGTAACGTCCGTGCAGCGTGTAGTGCATGCCGAAGGCGATCCAGTCCCGCTTCGGCGGCAGCTCCATCAGGTCGGCCTCGATCTTCTCCGGCGCGGTCTGCGCGGACAGCGCGGTGCGCCGCGCCACGCGCTGGACGTGGGTATCCACCACAATCCCGGCGGCAATGCCCAGGGCGCTGCCCAGCACGACGTTGGCGGTCTTGCGCCCCACCCCCGGCAGCGCCACCAGCTCCTCCAGGGTCTGCGGCACCTTCCCGCCGTGCTTCGTCCCCAGCTCCCCGCCGATGCCGATCAGCGCCTTCGCCTTCTGGCGAAAGAAGCCCGTGGCCTCGATCTCCCGCTCCAGGGTATGCGGATCCGCCTGCGCGTAGTCCTGCGCGCTGCGGTAGCGCGTGAAAAGCGAGCGCGTGACCTCATTCACTCGCTGGTCGGTGCACTGCGCCGCCAGCACCGTTGCTACCAGCAGTTCCAGGGGGGTGCTGAAGTTCAGTTCGATGCGCGCATCGGGCCGGTGCCGCTTGAGCTTCCTCAGGATCGCCCGCGCCCGCTGCGCCTGTTCCTCGTGGGTCTCTGCAATCATCCCCTGCTTCCCTGCCGACCTCTCCCTATCCGGCGCGAGCATGTACGCGATGAATCGGACACCAATCGGCGTCTGAACCGCGCAGGCGGTTCCAGGTGCGACCTCCTACGAATTCTCGGCCTTGACGATCCGTCACGCGTTCTTCGGTTCTTCCCTCACAAGATCGCCCTTTCGGACCTTTGTCCGCTCGCTAGCCAGAGGCTCCACAGCATCATCGTCTACGGGCAGCTGATCTCTGCGTCGCACGCTGACCTCTCGCGGCGAAGTAAGCAGTGAAAGCGCCGCGAAGGGAGGCGCCTGTGTCCGCGTGTACGTTCGGACGACGGTGAGCGCAAACGTCAGGCTTTCCTGCACTTCCTCGGCCACCACTCTACCCTTGACTATCTCGAGCCTCTCGATATCGTTGTTGGTAATGGGATCGTTGATCATGTCGCCTTCCTCGTAGATGATGAAGGCCATCCCTCGCGTTACGCCCTGCTGGCGGCCGATGTTCAGCACAACCTGCGTTGGGCTCACTATCCGCGCTATCCTACCTGTAAGAGGCATCGTCGATTGGCTCCTTCTGATCCAACTCGGATTCACCCACAAGTCGTTGCCCAAGCTGCGAGGCTACCCTTACGAGTGCGGCAAGCGCGTCAAGAGACAAGCCCTCCAGCGGCTCTGGCACCAGAGCCCTCGCTATGCGGTGAGATAGGCGGCGCAGCTGCAGAGCGCCGGGAGCCGCAATCGGGGCACGCCTCGCAGCATCCATTTCCGCCGCGGACGTAGCTTCCGGGTCGAAAACCGCGTGTGATATCTTGTGCTGCACGTGCACCACAACGGCTCGGCCGACCTCCGTCTCAGCGGGTTCCGGCAGGCCGGCGACGCTGTGACGCTGATATACGCGGAACAGAGATCCAGGACTCACATTATGCTGCTCGCCCGCGTGAAGTATTGCACAAAGTGAGCCATCCTCGCGGAAATAATAGTTGAGCACGTCGCATTCGGCGCATGCCTGACGCACCATCACCCCTTTGAGCGCCGTGTCAGCGTGAGCCCCCAAGGAGTCCGCGAACTGCCGGAGCGCCTCGCGCACGGCGAGCCGTTCAACCTCGAGCACCGATTCCCGAGCGCTTGCTGTTGTCTCCTGGTGCTCCCTCCGTGCGACATGAAGAGTGTCAGATAGACCACGCGCTTTGTCCGAGGAGCGAAGTCCCCACACGACCAACAGGGCCGCGACGAGTAGCAGGGCGATCACAGCCATAGCGAAATAGGATGCCGCGTAACGCAGGATAGCGTTCTCCTGCGTGGGGGCCCGCGACAATACCGTGCAGCGGATGGCCCATACAAAATACGAAAGTCCGCATGCAGCCGCAAACACGAGGAGGGACCTGTACTTTCGCGCAACGTGCCAGAGGTACACGGCCCCCGATACGACGGTCACCGCGGCCGCGACCGCCCCGCCTGTCGTCTTCAAAGCGTCCAACAGGATGCTCAACATGTTGCTACCGCTCCGCGCGGATGCCGATGGCGGGGCTGCCGTCGCCCCCCACCTTGCGATAGCCGGTGATCGCGCTCCAGCCGTCGAGGCTCCCTCCCAGGCCCCACCGCCCGAAGACGTTGGCCCGCAGGTCATTGGGATCGAAGACCTCGGCGCTCAGGGTCAGCCACGGAGTCACAGGCCAATCATAGCCCAGGCCGATCTCGGACTCGACGAGGCCGTAGCGCAGCCGCCCCGGCCCCAGGCCCTGTCCCATCTGGAAGTTGAGGCGGTTGGTCTCCCCCAGATCGGCCGCTCCCAGGCGCACCAGGCGATCGCGGCTGGACAGGTCAACATTGGCATCCACCCACCAGCGGCCATCGCGGGTCAGGTA
The sequence above is a segment of the Armatimonadota bacterium genome. Coding sequences within it:
- the ftsZ gene encoding cell division protein FtsZ, which translates into the protein MDEGGSFAKIKVIGMGGAGSNAVDRMIAADLRGVEFIAANTDVQALNLCAAERKLQLGKEVTRGLGAGGDAELGLRAAEESRQELKNALEGADMVFVAAGMGGGTGTGGCPVVAAVARELSALTVAVVTKPFAFERGRRMAIAERGIQSLREQVDTLITIPNDRLLGIVDKHATLDEAFAQADEVLRQGVQGISDLITVPGRINLDFADVKTVMSGAGPAIMGIGEATGEHRAAEAAQAAISSPLLETSVEGAKRILFNITGGADLALSEVEEAAQIIASASDAPDTNVLFGVVIDREIGDAVRVTVIATGFEPHAEGAQRMVEAFAEDLPQEPQEPQDLDVPAFVRRK
- a CDS encoding DUF3604 domain-containing protein gives rise to the protein MAHDMDFQRPLRIPEHIQLGVAEPATARAGEKGAWVLTFTLAKPVPPRDRAWLYVHGGRHMKNRWPGLQADDESLPGHVSLELPSGERLRPAGAGADGGVFAFEVPAGGLQEGEQLMAHLGGSAGTTAPRLSLANRYFALLAAPREAEPRVPSLTGELRERIVGACLMHIVGGAVTRLVAHAPSHVAPGAELSLLVRPEDENRNVASQEPGPLVVTLDGRELRARRVAVANSACCMLEGIVVPDEGVCRLRVEDTARGLSAVTNPIRCSAGPASERVWWGMIHGHTEISDGLGSLDHYFGYMRDECRLDFAASGDHDHVYETPDDMWTLTQEEAARYNQPGRFTTFLGYEWAKWRQNGDGDRNVYYLHDHRPMYRSEDGIHPTPPDLFRALRDETAIIIPHHSAEVGNHCDWKDHDPEKERLVEIYSVWGNSERSVHQGNPFPVRPVAVSGDEPPDAGEVAAGFVQRALELGWRVGFTAGGDDHLAHPGDQVVGDKPGWQYPAGLLGVWAAANTREAIWEALWNRRCYGTTGARMVVDFRLNDHPMGAQVSLADDPGLAAARKLAITVHGTDDIRCIEIVRNNRDLHRRGPAGADLAFEWEDPEPLAQVNLPPAPFSTPRPAAGAAASGLAARPFTFYYLRVTQADGEMAWASPIWVIS
- a CDS encoding TldD/PmbA family protein produces the protein MNDLAKFAVDRAMRAGASYADCRITRRRRESVHVKNSVVDALESSEQFAAGIRVIAGGAWGFAATDRLQRPDLERAAELAVRVAKASATVPGEEPVAPESRPPVRGSWESQFQVNPFDVPLGDKISLLLDADRVMRQRPEIKVSNSTLAFHEEEKDFVSSEGDDIHQRMLESGGMVSATAADGARVQERSFPSSLDGFHAAGGWEIIEGMELKSGAETIAPEAVELLAAPACPRERTTVIIDSSQMALQIHESCGHPAELDRVFGTEASYAGTSFLTPDQLGVLRYGSSLVNITADATVPGALGTFGWDDEAVPAQRTFLVRDGVFCGYLSSRETARRLGLSSSGTMRADGANRLPLVRMTNVNLEPGDWDLDEMIKDTKRGLFLQTTKSWSIDDKRLNFQFATEIAWEIKDGSLGAVLRDATYHGITPQFWGSCNAIGNRDSWRMWGLTNCAKGEPVQLMHVGHGSAPARFAGVQVGVLEK
- a CDS encoding TldD/PmbA family protein, whose translation is MLGKDRASQLLEETLAHAKADQAEVVIMVEDGAVTRFANSMIHQNLAESAARVSVRSVVGRRVGSATTNRLESEQLRATAERSAELARMQAENRDFVSLPAPAPITPVRAFSVTTDASTPESRAALVADLVAMARQENCLASGALTIETSELIVGSTLGIRAYHPATHAHLNVIVSDDTSSGYGQWMGHDISRLDHRAVAWTAIEKCILGRRPAAADPRDYEVILEPPAVADLLMFLAWLGFGANAVEEGRSFMCDRFGQRITGSQISIWDDGLDPRGVPLPFDFEGVPRQRVDLIKDGVANAVVYDSYYAHKQGKQSTGHALPAPNTYGPLPMNMLLGAGTASRDDMLRATKRGLLVTRFHYTNIVQPKETVITGMTRDGTFLIENGKLGEPVRNLRFTQSILGALDTVELIGSEPVLCDRSVVPALKLGRFAFTS
- a CDS encoding phospholipase D-like domain-containing protein, with protein sequence MPDVKIPDNVSHPLADVIRERLGCAQSASLAVAFLRRSGLRMVGKPLARFLERGTHAECIFGFDYMFTEPEALTDLMDLSRSHPGLRFFGFLGQAGEEGIYHPKLYIFREDVLTHVIVGSSNLTRGGLRQNLEANVLLSGAPRDPPIVEAEHLYRDVRNDDSLFTPDAEYVVRYGELYKASRSARGTGASRAAIVRLRRELERRQEALPGTVPTQRQLIAEAIRTLRRDAQEFVHLRDIAAWVEDEARRRRLQFKWDTLRNSVRGRLNEHTVGKSGDDLFERQGGVGGRYGRYRLTEKGDLLRMRPTPVE
- the nth gene encoding endonuclease III, giving the protein MIAETHEEQAQRARAILRKLKRHRPDARIELNFSTPLELLVATVLAAQCTDQRVNEVTRSLFTRYRSAQDYAQADPHTLEREIEATGFFRQKAKALIGIGGELGTKHGGKVPQTLEELVALPGVGRKTANVVLGSALGIAAGIVVDTHVQRVARRTALSAQTAPEKIEADLMELPPKRDWIAFGMHYTLHGRYLCIARKPLCSRCPILDLCPQFEVSNPQ